The region CGCGTAAATAGTTGTCCTCAACACTTTCCCAATTAAGGTTTGCAAAATAATCCTCGACATAAGTTTTTTTTCCGGAAGGCTGGTAGTCGGCGACAAACGAATGCTCCCACATGTCGAGACCGAGAACGAGAGCGCAATCTTGAAGCTGTCCCATGTGCTGTTCATCAATCCATGCGTTCAAGAGTCTTCCCCCCTTTCGGTCGTAATAAAGCATTGCCCAGCCGATGCCTCTCGTAAGCGCGATAGCTTTGAATTCCGTAAGCCATGCGTCAAATGTTCCCCATGTTTCCTCAATCATTTTCGTGAGTGCGCTTTTTTCGGCGAGCGGTTTTGCCCCTCCTTCCAAAGCTCCGAAGTAGATTTCATGGTTGCGCATGCCGTTGTATTCAAAGCCGAAACGTCGATTGACCTCGCCCAAGGCGTATGCGTTTTTTTCCGCATCCTGCTTCAATTCTCCAATTTTTTCCAAAATGAGATTTGTGTGTTTTACATAACCCGAGTACAGTTTCAAGTGTTCCTCAATTGTTTTTTTTGAGATTCCCTTTAATTCGGGAATGGTAAATTTTTGCTCTTCGTATTTCATAGGTGCTTAATTACATAATAATAGCGACATTATATACTATTAGCATGAATCTGAAAGATAAGATTCGAT is a window of Candidatus Taylorbacteria bacterium DNA encoding:
- a CDS encoding Fe-Mn family superoxide dismutase, whose translation is MKYEEQKFTIPELKGISKKTIEEHLKLYSGYVKHTNLILEKIGELKQDAEKNAYALGEVNRRFGFEYNGMRNHEIYFGALEGGAKPLAEKSALTKMIEETWGTFDAWLTEFKAIALTRGIGWAMLYYDRKGGRLLNAWIDEQHMGQLQDCALVLGLDMWEHSFVADYQPSGKKTYVEDYFANLNWESVEDNYLR